The Paenibacillus tianjinensis genome has a window encoding:
- a CDS encoding ThuA domain-containing protein, whose protein sequence is MSTIKVTVWNEYRHERHNEEVRAVYPEGIHTVLANYLNTTEDMEARTAVLDEPEHGLTSEVLEQTDVLLWWGHLAHDEVSDEIVEKVRQKVLNGMGLIVLHSGHNSKIFHALMGTNTGALKWRDDGEKERIWVIEPGHPIAKGLGEYIEIPKEEMYGERFEIPAPDELIFISWFEGGEVFRSGCCYKRGQGNIFYFRPGHETFPVYYQPEILQVISNSVRWAAKSSLATVSYGRVAPLELIP, encoded by the coding sequence ATGTCTACAATCAAAGTCACAGTCTGGAACGAATATCGTCATGAAAGACACAATGAAGAAGTTAGAGCTGTATATCCGGAAGGGATTCATACGGTACTGGCCAATTATTTGAATACTACAGAAGATATGGAGGCACGAACCGCGGTTCTGGATGAACCAGAGCATGGTTTGACCAGTGAAGTACTGGAGCAAACGGATGTACTGCTATGGTGGGGACATTTGGCCCATGACGAAGTAAGTGATGAAATTGTGGAAAAGGTACGGCAAAAGGTGCTGAACGGCATGGGATTAATTGTGCTTCATTCTGGACATAACTCGAAGATATTCCATGCTTTAATGGGTACCAATACAGGCGCCTTAAAATGGCGTGATGACGGCGAGAAGGAGCGGATCTGGGTCATTGAACCGGGCCATCCAATCGCCAAGGGACTTGGAGAGTATATTGAGATTCCAAAGGAAGAAATGTATGGCGAACGTTTTGAGATTCCGGCACCCGATGAGCTTATCTTTATTTCCTGGTTCGAAGGCGGAGAAGTGTTCCGCAGCGGCTGCTGCTACAAGCGCGGACAGGGTAACATCTTTTACTTCAGACCCGGGCATGAGACTTTTCCGGTCTACTATCAGCCTGAGATTCTTCAAGTCATCAGCAATAGCGTCCGGTGGGCAGCCAAAAGCAGTCTTGCCACAGTCTCATACGGGCGCGTTGCCCCGCTTGAGCTGATTCCTTAG
- a CDS encoding MerR family transcriptional regulator, producing the protein MKTYSITEVAEYFNMTPHTLRYYDKEGLMPLIERSSGGKRVFKESDIEALKVIECLKSSGMPIKEIKHFIEWCSEGDSTLQQRYDMFLERKASVEAQMEELKKTMEVIEHKCLYYKTAVDSGTEAVHKNNKAKSSSPH; encoded by the coding sequence ATGAAAACATACTCCATAACTGAGGTGGCAGAATACTTTAACATGACACCACATACCCTGCGTTACTATGACAAGGAAGGTCTTATGCCTTTAATAGAGAGGAGCTCCGGCGGAAAACGCGTGTTCAAGGAATCGGATATAGAAGCTTTAAAAGTAATTGAATGCCTGAAGTCATCCGGAATGCCGATTAAGGAAATTAAACATTTTATTGAGTGGTGCTCTGAAGGAGATTCCACCCTGCAGCAAAGATATGACATGTTCCTGGAGCGGAAAGCTTCCGTAGAAGCACAGATGGAAGAATTAAAAAAAACGATGGAAGTCATAGAACATAAATGTTTGTACTACAAGACTGCCGTGGATAGCGGGACGGAAGCTGTTCATAAGAACAATAAAGCAAAAAGTTCATCCCCTCACTAG
- a CDS encoding NAD(P)-dependent alcohol dehydrogenase: MIKVNARATFSQEGPFKLTTIERRDLQPHDVLIEIKYAGICHSDIHTARGEWGPVKYPLVPGHEIAGIVSKVGSEVTKYSVGDRVGVGCMVDSCGECSSCHKGEEQYCLHGNTGTYGATDRYGHYTQGGYSTHIVVTEDFVVRIPDAIPLDAAAPLLCAGITTYSPLRHWGAAPGQKVAVVGLGGLGHMAVKIAHAMGAEVTVLSQSLKKKEDGLQLGADHYYATNDPGTFKQLAGSFDLIVNTVSAQINIDAYLSLLALDGTLVNVGAPADPLAVNVFSLIGQRRSFAGSMIGGIRETQEMLDFCAEHNIASEIEVISADQIDEAWERVLASDVRYRFVIDISTMGNE, translated from the coding sequence ATGATAAAAGTTAATGCACGTGCTACATTCAGCCAGGAAGGTCCGTTCAAGCTAACCACCATTGAGCGCCGGGATCTTCAGCCGCACGATGTTCTTATTGAAATTAAATATGCCGGGATCTGCCACTCGGACATTCATACAGCCCGCGGGGAGTGGGGGCCGGTCAAATATCCGCTCGTTCCAGGACATGAGATCGCCGGGATTGTCAGTAAGGTCGGTTCCGAAGTTACAAAGTATTCCGTTGGTGACCGGGTAGGGGTGGGTTGTATGGTTGACTCCTGCGGAGAGTGCAGTAGTTGCCATAAAGGCGAGGAGCAGTATTGCCTGCATGGAAATACGGGCACTTATGGAGCGACCGACCGGTACGGGCACTATACGCAGGGCGGTTATTCCACCCATATCGTAGTAACAGAAGATTTCGTAGTCCGGATTCCTGATGCTATTCCGCTGGATGCCGCTGCACCACTGTTGTGTGCCGGAATCACTACCTATTCACCGCTGCGCCATTGGGGAGCCGCTCCAGGCCAAAAAGTAGCTGTTGTGGGTCTTGGCGGACTTGGACATATGGCTGTGAAGATCGCTCATGCCATGGGAGCTGAGGTTACTGTGCTGTCACAGTCACTGAAAAAGAAGGAAGATGGCTTGCAATTAGGTGCGGACCATTATTATGCGACTAATGATCCGGGGACATTCAAGCAGCTTGCCGGTTCGTTCGATCTGATTGTAAATACTGTAAGCGCGCAGATTAATATCGATGCCTATCTTTCGCTCCTGGCGCTGGATGGTACATTAGTCAATGTCGGTGCGCCTGCTGATCCGTTGGCTGTTAATGTATTCTCGCTGATCGGTCAACGCCGTTCATTCGCCGGATCCATGATTGGCGGCATTCGTGAAACGCAGGAAATGCTCGATTTCTGTGCTGAACACAATATTGCATCTGAGATCGAGGTCATTTCTGCCGACCAGATTGATGAAGCATGGGAGCGTGTGCTTGCTTCAGATGTCCGTTACCGGTTTGTCATCGATATCAGCACGATGGGGAACGAATAA